A genomic region of Miscanthus floridulus cultivar M001 chromosome 3, ASM1932011v1, whole genome shotgun sequence contains the following coding sequences:
- the LOC136546163 gene encoding DEAD-box ATP-dependent RNA helicase 22-like: MALHHLRLAPLALLRAASLPPLASSRIAVRRHRHVLLFAPPSWPWRLLSPAARPRALATAAEAEADDVGSGSGNGFFAESTSWASLGVSERLASALRGAGLSRPSHVQATCIPHVLMANDVIVAAETGSGKTHGYLVPLIEKLCSKSSTTKDDNSEETTPGAHDIVLALCPNVMLCEQVVRMANSLLDESGEPLKSAAAVCGPKGWPAVHPDILVATPAALLNYLFDYDPEKRRRERFLRDVKFVVFDEADMLLCGSFENQVIRLIHMLRFDEKLLSRAQDSGKEVSPGSDDEYHEDSRFESAEFSGSDEEIEDNIVQDRPVKVENSHVGARKDWRRVRKIFRRSKQYVFVAATLPQSGKKTAGGVLKRMFPDAVWVSGTYLHRHNPRLERRWIEVTADTQVDALLNAVKYGLKSEVHDAKDVPRRIMVFTNTVDAANSVSDILQRVGIPCILYHRESSLEERANNLQSFRENGGVLVCTDAAARGLDVPNVSHVIQAEFAACAVDFLHRVGRTARAGQSGIVTSLYTEANRDLVRAVRQAEELAQPVERAFSRKRSFRNKLKKQALQKREALVS, translated from the exons ATGGCGCTGCACCACCTCCGCCTCGCGCCGCTCGCGCTCCTTCGCGCCGCGAGCCTCCCGCCTCTCGCCTCCTCCCGTATCGCcgtgcgccgccaccgccacgtTCTCCTATTCGCGCCGCCGTCGTGGCCGTGGCGCCTCCTGTCGCCCGCTGCGAGGCCGCGCGCGCTTGCCACcgcggccgaggccgaggccgacgacGTTGGCTCGGGCTCGGGCAACGGCTTCTTCGCCGAGAGCACGTCGTGGGCTTCACTCGGCGTATCAGAACGCCTCGCGTCCGCCCTGCGCGGCGCCGGGCTCTCGAGGCCTTCCCATGTCCAG GCAACCTGTATACCACATGTTCTCATGGCAAATGATGTAATTGTCGCAGCAGAGACTGGCAGTGGCAAAACCCATGGTTACCTCGTACCTTTGATTGAAAAGCTGTGCTCAAAATCTTCTACCACCAAAGATGACAATTCTGAGGAGACCACCCCAGGGGCACATGACATTGTGTTGGCCCTTTGTCCCAATGTCATGCTCTGTGAGCAAGTTGTTCGCATGGCTAATTCATTGCTTGACGAGTCTGGTGAACCACTTAAAAGTGCTGCTGCTGTTTGTGGGCCAAAG GGCTGGCCAGCTGTTCATCCAGATATTCTTGTCGCCACTCCAGCTGCTCTCTTAAACTATCTGTTTGACTATGACCCAGAAAAGAGGCGAAGAGAGAGATTCCTGCGTGATGTAAAATTCGTA GTGTTTGATGAAGCAGACATGCTACTTTGTGGAAGTTTTGAGAACCAGGTCATTCGTCTCATCCATATGTTGAGATTTGATGAAAAGCTACTTTCTAGAGCACAGGATTCTGGAAAGGAAGTATCACCTGGGAGTGATGATGAATATCATGAGGATTCGAGGTTTGAGAGTGCTGAATTTAGTGGTTCTGATGAGGAAATTGAAGACAATATTGTGCAAGATAGACCTGTAAAAGTGGAGAATAGTCATGTTGGAGCACGCAAGGACTGGAGGAGAGTTAGAAAAATATTCAGACGCAGCAAGCAGTATGTCTTTGTTGCTGCCACCCTTCCTCAGAGTGGGAAAAAAACTGCTGGTGGTGTGCTAAAGCGTATGTTTCCAGATGCTGTATGGGTTAGTGGCACTTATCTGCACCGTCACAACCCCAG ATTAGAGCGAAGATGGATAGAGGTCACTGCTGATACACAAGTTGATGCTCTTCTGAACGCAGTTAAATATGGCCTGAAGAGTGAAGTTCATGATGCTAAAGATGTTCCAAGACGCATTATGGTCTTCACAAACACCGTTGATGCTGCCAATTCAGTCTCTGATATATTGCAGCGAGTTGGTATTCCATGTATCTTGTACCATCGTGAGAGTTCCTTGGAGGAGAGGGCTAACAATTTGCAGTCTTTCCGGGAAAATGGTGGTGTGCTTGTATGCACTGATGCTGCTGCCCGTGGGCTTGACGTCCCAAATGTTTCTCATGTCATTCAG GCAGAATTTGCTGCCTGTGCTGTTGATTTTTTGCACAGGGTGGGCCGCACAGCCAGAGCTGGTCAATCTGGTATAGTGACCAGCCTATACACAGAGGCAAATCGTGATCTTGTAAGAGCAGTTCGTCAAGCAGAGGAGTTGGCTCAGCCAGTG GAGAGAGCATTCAGCAGGAAAAGAAGCTTTCGCAACAAATTAAAGAAGCAAGCATTACAAAAACGTGAAGCACTGGTATCTTGA